The proteins below are encoded in one region of Drosophila santomea strain STO CAGO 1482 chromosome 3R, Prin_Dsan_1.1, whole genome shotgun sequence:
- the LOC120453587 gene encoding LOW QUALITY PROTEIN: uncharacterized protein LOC120453587 (The sequence of the model RefSeq protein was modified relative to this genomic sequence to represent the inferred CDS: substituted 1 base at 1 genomic stop codon), with the protein MVYAVCRCSTACNNSAIVPCKIDGFVGCWVVVGIKXLLYGRPRSRTSMEHRTGPLTAWQEQI; encoded by the exons ATGGTGTATGCTGtatg CAGATGCAGTACGGCCTGCAACAACAGCGCCATCGTGCCATGCAAAATTGATGGTTTCgttgggtgttgggtggtTGTGGGGATTAAGTAGCTGCTTTATGGGCGGCCAAGGAGCAGGACATCCATGGAGCACAGAACTGGACCTCTTACGGCCTGGCAGGAGCAAATTTAA
- the LOC120454246 gene encoding uncharacterized protein LOC120454246 yields the protein MDELLNLILSGIQLQLEESAEDSEEDIEGVMEDEGALDGPDTRLLYYFSRLYNFLSGNIFLTTYVERGRREYFAGFSNVQLVAPFQGDRQSKRYRWIHLSLIFRAFRSTTGS from the coding sequence ATGGACGAGTTACTAAATCTGATTCTCAGCGGCATACAGCTTCAACTGGAGGAGTCTGCGGAGGATAGCGAGGAGGACATCGAGGGGGTGATGGAGGACGAAGGAGCACTGGACGGACCTGATACCAGATTGCTGTACTACTTCAGCAGATTGTACAACTTTCTCAGTGGGAATATCTTCCTGACCACCTACGTGGAGCGCGGGCGGAGGGAATACTTTGCGGGATTCAGCAATGTGCAATTGGTGGCTCCGTTCCAGGGCGATCGACAGAGCAAGCGGTACCGCTGGATCCACCTGTCTCTCATCTTTCGCGCCTTCAGATCCACGACTGGGTCCTAA
- the LOC120454244 gene encoding regulating synaptic membrane exocytosis protein 2 isoform X12, translating into MDEMPDLSHLTPHERMQIENVLMRQKQEEEKQNEIMRRKQDEVVTLEMQIRQRSEQQKKAGVELDATCHICLKTKFADGVGHICHYCNIRCCARCGGKVTLRSNKVIWVCILCRKKQELLSKTGQWINKTAAQQDGFIRRIEPDGSSDISQHPIVDPHDTTDKRPKLERTRSAAEKENLPMQRAGSMLRRQYSQQEQPTNRRLSASDSGMDPVMSPGQQMQHHQQQQRSRMQPMNPQQAQQGYGMQQQQQPRSGGAYPDDDPRYYQGELDGLMRQHPHLAHPSQVQPQHPPQSQSHSQQQQSQHQQQHLMPQQHRPSPQQHSQQQQQHSQQFAARQQQQQQHQQQVQQSYHAQIHQQPQQHPPSQQQQHQPHQQMQQMQQQHGQPMQMGGYQKPPPLTRNLTISGGHAMDSSAYSQQQQQQRRALAGSQYASQQQRSFSSSEEEFQHQLLAAQGAVTVTAGSDYDGGRLQVRTSLDPWRQQRSLNERDLLSSGGGGGGVGGADFRHLSNATQRLYASADQRDRYELQLQHRERLEQYPLTRTARLDVQQRNSLNRSNHERQFSGGGPGGGPGGAGGGGAAGVYRRAPPLAAAGGGGSSSSSTTSSSYYPQSKPQIVIGPGSGYDRGSGSMASMASASASAATAADAQGQAARGSQRGGLLGATKGGGGSSSVSSTEAAYWDEPATSSSSSAAQDSRRFTERRIKKTVRFDAHDEEASILASSSLPPVTAILPSTAVDVGAATILSSGKSIDTGGVGGADWSRWEAERQGSQDSATKDSGIDTSSTFTSSEDSNRGDGPKNPVNWQTSADNTRLIGHMILRKYYDGEDILGLKVNGGQPLATGGSGAGTGAGTGAGTGASVGAGGPCGAIVEKVKRGSVADLEGRIRPGDEILEWNGRGLHNKSADEVYDIIDESRLDAQVELIVSRPIGSGGGSGGSSSNVSPISGASGGSANSVSARRSSANFPHSGLASSMAVSAVVSSGGRYLQRKAPAVEAIEIHRDKPSVLITSPGSPDIHTSVSGPGSVSGSGLRQRGGVGQTQRLGPSHSTHSHSSSGSGSGSGSSTSSVHAPASAHALSSASGSAPGGLHGTTTAGHHYHPHPHPHHYHPHQHPHPPAAHLQGHGVGGGTGIGMGSGTGTTTQPIPIEGRLQLKLGYDQNTLQLIVTLVCATGLSLRQSGAGRNPYAKVFLLPDRSHKSKRRTKTVGTTCEPRWGQTFVYSGLRRCDLNGRLLEITLWDYVRYGANDFIGEVVIDLAHHILDDEAEWYQLQPHQDTSYLLRDESSDVDGLILTPTDHLSPPSTVSRLSDSDTTSDCDIDGMTPGASISSMGSSASPPPLLELDLNERRSRRDMSPQGRKRVAGMVARDYRTVSGIGQSYHNQASATGYYRRGGGNGVGSAIGPGGMSLSQRSHSAAPSDGYHSSSGVVGGVPSGGSAYGYRSTSPRRGSLSPPDDRYIDYPVLPVHGSSPNAPSVYQGPGGASSAAASASQQQRFQSRSATATPTGSPKKRQLPQVPQTSRSAMLRDRLGQDFDERLASGGRFGRHRTRQPHHQATYRSTGMGGWERHYTGLSDSDLHSMDARMRPRHSLSPDKDFMGEFGDSDMESVVSVTSSAFSTQSERPRTSRGLSSISLTQIHQHLEGHTETYEKR; encoded by the exons ATGGACGAAATGCCCGACCTGTCACACCTCACCCCCCACGAGCGGATGCAGATCGAGAATGTCCTTATGCGGCagaagcaggaggaggagaagcagAACGAGATCATGCG GCGCAAACAGGACGAGGTGGTGACGCTAGAAATGCAAATCAGACAGCGATCCGAGCAGCAGAAGAAGGCCGGCGTCGAGCTGGATGCCACCTGTCACATATGCCTTAAGACCAAGTTCGCCGACGGAGTTGGCCACATCTGCCACTACTGCAACATTCGCTGCTGCGCCAGGTGCGGCGGCAAGGTGACGCTCCGCAGCAACAAG GTCATTTGGGTGTGCATACTGTGTCGCAAGAAGCAGGAGCTGCTCTCCAAGACTGGCCAATGGATCAACAAGACGGCGGCCCAACAAGATGGTTTCATCCGACGCATCGAGCCGGATGGGAGCAGC GACATCTCGCAGCATCCCATCGTGGACCCGCACGACACCACGGACAAGCGGCCCAAGCTGGAGAGGACGCGCAGTGCCGCCGAGAAGGAGAACCTACCCATGCAGCGGGCGGGCAGCATGCTGAGGCGCCAGTACtcgcagcaggagcagcccaCGAACCGCCGCCTCTCAGCCTCCGACAGCGGCATGGATCCCGTGATGAGTCCTGGCCAGCAGatgcagcaccaccagcagcagcagcgatctCGAATGCAGCCGATGAATCcgcagcaggcgcagcaggGATACggcatgcagcagcagcaacagccgcgATCCGGAGGCGCCTATCCCGATGATGACCCCAGATACTATCAG GGTGAATTGGATGGTTTGATGAGGCAGCATCCTCACTTGGCGCATCCCAGTCAGGTGCAGCCGCAACATCcgccgcagtcgcagtcgcactcgcaacagcagcaatcccagcatcagcagcaacatcttATGCCGCAGCAACATCGCCCATCGCCGCAGCAGCactcccagcagcagcagcaacactcGCAGCAATTCGCGgccaggcagcagcagcagcagcagcatcagcagcaagtgcagcaATCGTACCACGCGCAGATCcaccagcagccgcagcaacatcccccctcgcagcagcagcagcatcagccgcaccagcagatgcagcagatgcagcagcaacatggccAGCCAATGCAGATGGGCGGCTACCAGAAGCCGCCACCCCTGACCCGCAACCTGACCATCAGCGGTGGTCATGCGATGGACTCCAGTGCCTAcagccagcaacagcagcagcagcgacgagcTCTCGCAGGATCGCAGTACGCCTCGCAGCAGCAGAGGTCCTTCAGCAGCTCCGAGGAGGAGTTCCAGCACCAGCTGTTGGCTGCCCAGGGCGCGGTGACGGTCACCGCGGGATCGGACTATGACG GCGGGCGCCTCCAGGTGCGCACCTCATTGGATCCGTGGCGCCAGCAGCGCAGCCTCAACGAACGGGATCTGCtcagcagcggcggcggtggtggtggcgtcGGTGGGGCTGACTTCCGCCACCTGTCGAACGCCACCCAGCGGCTGTACGCCTCCGCCGATCAGCGGGATCGCTAcgaactgcagctgcagcaccgCGAGCGCCTGGAGCAGTATCCCCTCACGCGCACCGCTCGCCTGGACGTCCAGCAGCGCAACTCGCTGAACCGCAGCAACCACGAGCGGCAGTTTTCTGGCGGCGGACCAGGCGGAGGGCCAGGAGGAgcgggtggtggtggtgctgctggcgTCTACCGACGTGCCCCGCCCTTGGCAGCCgccggcggcggtggcagcagcagcagcagcaccactaGCAGCAGCTACTATCCCCAGTCGAAGCCGCAGATTGTGATTGGTCCGGGATCGGGCTACGACAGGGGATCGGGATCCATGGCTTCCatggcatcggcatcggcatcggcagcGACAGCGGCGGATGCCCAAGGTCAGGCGGCGCGGGGCAGCCAGCGTGGTGGTCTGCTGGGCGCCACGAAaggcggcggtggcagcaGTTCCGTCAGTTCGACGGAGGCTGCCTACTGGGACGAACCGGCCACCAGTTCCTCCTCATCGGCGGCCCAAGACTCGCGGCGATTCACCGAGCGTAGAATAAAGAAAACGGTGCGTTTCGATGCCCACGACGAAGAGGCCTCCATACTGGCCAGCAGTTCACTGCCACCGGTCACGGCAATCCTGCCCTCCACGGCCGTGGATGTGGGTGCAGCCACCATTCTGAGCAGTGGAAAGAGCATAGATACCGGCGGTGTTGGCGGAGCTGACTGGTCACGATGGGAGGCCGAGCGACAGGGAAGCCAGGACTCGGCCACCAAGGATTCGGGCATCGATACCAGCAGCACGTTCACCAGCAGCGAGGACTCCAATCGAGGAGATGGGCCCAAG AATCCGGTGAATTGGCAAACATCCGCGGACAATACTCGCCTGATCGGGCACATGATATTGCGTAAATACTATGATGGGGAGGATATATTAGGCTTAAAGGTGAACGGCGGTCAGCCCCTCGCAACGGGAGGATCGGGAGCGGGCACGGGAGCGGGAACGGGAGCGGGAACGGGAGCATCGGTAGGAGCAGGAGGTCCATGCGGGGCCATTGTGGAGAAGGTGAAGCGCGGATCGGTGGCCGATCTCGAGGGAAGGATTCGACCAG GCGACGAGATCCTCGAGTGGAATGGCCGCGGGCTGCACAACAAAAGTGCCGACGAGGTCTACGACATCATCGACGAGAGTCGCCTCGACGCCCAGGTGGAACTGATCGTCAGCCGGCCGatcggcagcggcggcggcagtggcgggagcagcagcaacgtcAGTCCCATCAGCGGAGCCTCCGGCGGATCCGCCAACAGCGTCTCCGCTCGCCGCTCCTCGGCCAACTTCCCGCACAGCGGGTTGGCGAGCAGCATGGCCGTCAGTGCGGTGGTCAGCAGCGGGGGAAGATATCTGCAGCGCAAAG CTCCCGCGGTCGAGGCCATTGAAATCCATCGGGACAAGCCGAGCGTGCTAATCACCTCGCCCGGCTCGCCGGACATCCACACCAGTGTTTCCGGACCGGGATCGGTATCAGGATCAGGACTCCGGCAACGTGGCGGCGTCGGGCAGACGCAGCGCCTGGGACCAAGCCACAGcacccacagccacagcagcagcgggagtggcagcggcagcggcagcagcaccagcagcgtCCACGCCCCCGCCTCCGCCCACGCGTTGTCGTCCGCTTCCGGTTCCGCCCCTGGCGGCCTGCACGGCACAACGACGGCGGGCCACCATTAccacccgcacccgcacccgcaccaCTACCACCCGCAccagcatccgcatccgccCGCCGCCCACCTACAAGGCCACGGGGTGGGCGGTGGCACCGGCATCGGCATGGGCAGCGGAACCGGCACCACCACACAGCCCATCCCCATCGAGGGGCGGCTGCAGCTGAAGCTGGGCTACGACCAGAACACCCTGCAGCTGATTGTGACCCTGGTCTGCGCCACCGGACTCTCCCTGCGCCAGAGCGGAGCGGGCCGCAATCCATATGCAAAA GTGTTCCTTCTGCCCGATCGAAGCCACAAATCCAAGCGGCGGACGAAGACGGTGGGCACGACATGCGAACCCCGATGGGGCCAGACCTTTGTCTACTCGGGTCTGAGACGCTGCGACCTCAACGGCCGACTGCTCGAG ATAACGCTGTGGGACTATGTGCGGTATGGCGCCAACGACTTCATCGGCGAGGTGGTCATAGATCTGGCGCACCACATCCTGGACGACGAGGCCGAGTGGTATCAGCTGCAGCCCCACCAGGACACCTCCTATCTC TTACGTGACGAGAGCAGCGATGTGGACGGCCTGATACTGACACCGACAGATCATTTATCACCGCCGAGCACCGTGTCGCGCCTTAGTGATTCGGACACCACGTCCGACTGCGACATCGATGGAATGACTCCGGGGGCCAGCATCTCGTCCATGGGCAGCTCAGCGAGTCCGCCGCCCCTGCTAGAG CTCGATCTAAACGAGCGTCGGTCCCGACGTGACATGTCGCCCCAGGGCCGCAAAAGGGTGGCCGGGATGGTGGCCCGCGACTACCGCACTGTATCTGGCATTGGACAAAGTTACCACAATCAG GCCTCTGCCACCGGCTACTATCGTCGCGGAGGTGGTAACGGTGTCGGCTCTGCCATCGGTCCCGGTGGCATGAGCCTTAGCCAGCGGAGTCACTCGGCGGCACCTAGCGACGGTtaccacagcagcagcggcgtaGTAGGAGGAGTTCCCTCCGGTGGTTCCGCCTACGGCTATCGGAGCACCAGTCCCCGGCGGGGCTCCTTGTCGCCACCCGACGACCGTTACATAGACTATCCAGTGCTTCCAGTACACGGCTCCTCGCCCAACGCCCCATCGGTCTACCAGGGACCGGGTGGTGCGTCCTCAGCGGCGGCGTCTGcttcgcagcagcagcgattcCAGTCGCGCTCGgccacagccacgcccactgggTCCCCAAAGAAGAGGCAACTACCACAG